TCTGGTCAACCGTTCAGTCGAAAAGGCGGAGAAAATCGCCAAATCTTTTGGTTGTGAATTTGCGCCGATGGAAAATCTTGCGGATGTAGTGAAAAATGCGAAGATCATCGTCTCAGCGCTTCCTGCCGGAGTTGATGTAATTGCAGACGAGTGGCTAACTCCGAATCACGTTTTACTCGACGCGAACTATCATTCGGAAATTTTAAAAAACAAAGCCGGGAAACGCGGCGCGACCTTTATCGGCGGCGAATCTTGGCTGATACACCAAGCGATTCCTGCTTATCGCCACTTTACTGGTTCGCAAAAAAAAATGAAAATTCCAAAAATCATCGATTTTAATAGTTCAATGAAAAATATTGCACTTGTCGGATTTATGGGAGTCGGGAAGAGCTTTGTTGGGAAATCTTTAGCGAAGTTGCTGGGATGGAAATATATCGATACAGACGATGAGATTGTGGAGAAGACTGGTAAGTCTATTTCGCAAATTTTTTCAGAATATGGCGAATCAGAATTTCGGGAAATGGAGCGGGAAGTAATTCAGTCGGTCGTTCGACAAAAGTGCGCAGTTATTTCCTGCGGTGGCGGTGTCGTTCTCGATCAGGTAAATCGCCGACAACTTATCGATAATAGTCTGACCGTTTGGATTTACGCGCCGGTCAAAACTGCGTTGTCAAGAATCGATTTGACGAGTCGCCCGCTTTTATCGCGGAACGTTTCAGCGGTTGAATTAGAAGCGGAGAAAATATTTCGGAAACGACGAGATTTGTATGCCGAAGTTTCCGACTTAGTGGTAATTAATAAGCGCTGGTCTTCGCAAAAGACAGCGGAATTGATTTATGAAGAAGTCTGTTCGGCGTTCGGTCATTTGTGGTAATCGGCACGCGCCCGCATCGAAAAGTCTGATGCAAAGAGCCATCGCCGCGGCTTTACTTGCTGACGGAGAGACAACTTTGCGCAATCCGACGTATTGCGCAGATTCGCTCGCGGCGTTATCTGTCATCCGTGGGTTAGGCGCGTCTGTGGAGCGATCATCTGGCAGTCTGACAATTCGCGGAGGAATTTCTCCGATAGAAAAAACGCTAAACTGTGGGGAGTCTGGCTTGTGCCTCAGAATGTTCGCACCGATCTGCGCGTTATTTTTCGGTGAGTTGATGTTGACTGGTGAAGGTTCGCTGAAACAGCGACCGCTTTCAAATATGGAATCGCCGCTTGCGGATTTGGGCGCTTTCTGTTTAACAGAAAACGGCTATTTGCCGGTGCGGATTCATGGACCGCTTCGCGGTGGAAAAACGGATGTCGATGGTTCACTCAGTTCGCAATTTCTAACCGGTTTACTGATGGCGCTTCCATTGGCATCAAACGATTCCGAAATCCGTGTCATCAATCTAAAAAGTAAACCTTATGTCGATATGACGCTGGATGTTCTTCGATCTTTTCAAATAAATATTCAGCGTCGGGGGAATCGGTTTTTGGTTCCGGGAAATCAACATTATCGGGCGTGTGATTATTTAGTCGAAGGCGATTGGAGCGGAGTCGCATTTTTACTGGTTGCTGGCGCGATTGCTGGTTCCGTGACGATTAGTTGGATTTCCAGCGTTTCCAAGCAACCGGACAGAGCGATAATTGAGGTCATACGATCGGTTGGCGCAGAAATCCAAATAGACGATAATTCAATAACTGTTAGGAAAAATCGGCTTGCGGCGTTTGAATTTGACGCAACAGACTGTCCGGATCTTTTTCCGCCATTAGTTGCGTTAGCGGCGAATTGCAACGGGCGCTCGGTCATTCGCGGTGCGAGCCGATTAATTCATAAAGAAAGCAATCGTGCGG
This region of Candidatus Marinimicrobia bacterium CG08_land_8_20_14_0_20_45_22 genomic DNA includes:
- the aroA gene encoding 3-phosphoshikimate 1-carboxyvinyltransferase, with protein sequence MKKSVRRSVICGNRHAPASKSLMQRAIAAALLADGETTLRNPTYCADSLAALSVIRGLGASVERSSGSLTIRGGISPIEKTLNCGESGLCLRMFAPICALFFGELMLTGEGSLKQRPLSNMESPLADLGAFCLTENGYLPVRIHGPLRGGKTDVDGSLSSQFLTGLLMALPLASNDSEIRVINLKSKPYVDMTLDVLRSFQINIQRRGNRFLVPGNQHYRACDYLVEGDWSGVAFLLVAGAIAGSVTISWISSVSKQPDRAIIEVIRSVGAEIQIDDNSITVRKNRLAAFEFDATDCPDLFPPLVALAANCNGRSVIRGASRLIHKESNRAEVLQSVFTELGISVIIRGDEMIITGGKILGGHVISHGDHRIAMSAAIAGLTAESKVTIETAECVAKSYPTFFEDLKSIGGQVDE